Below is a window of Paramagnetospirillum magneticum AMB-1 DNA.
TGTCAGCCGCGAGGTTGACGAGCCCCAGCCCCATGGAAAAACCGATCAGCCCCATGGCCAGGGCCTGCTGCAGGATCAGCCCGACGATGGTCCGGTCGGGCGCGCCGATCAGCTTCAGGGTGGCGATCTCGCGGGTCTTGTCCATGGTCATAGTGTAGATGATCAGTGCGATCACCACCGCCGACACCACCATCAGGATAGCGGTGAACAGACCGATCTGGCGGCGAGCCTTTTCCACCACGGATTCCACCAGGATGGCCTCCTGCTGCCCCTGGGTGGCGGTGCCCAGGTGCTTCCAGCGCCCGATCTCCATGGCCACCCGGTCGGTGGGAACATCGGGCGCCAGCCGCGCCACCACCGCGTTGATGGTGTCGAGGGCCGGCGGCGGCGCTCCCCTGGCCTGATCGCGGCGATAGGTAGACGGCTTGGGCAGGAATTGCAGGTCCTGGGCATCGCGCAGACTGAGAAACAGCACCGGGTCGCCGCCGGTGGAAACGTGATGGCGGGTCAGCCCCACCACAAGATAATCGTCACGGCCGAGATGGACGCGCTCACCCAGGGCGATGCCGGCCCGCTGGTCGACGACGGTCTCGCCATGGCGGATGGCGATGGCCCGGCCGGATTCGATGCCCGCCGGCCCGCCCATGCGGCCCGGCTCGTATCCCACCACCTGAAGGCGCAGCTTGCGGCCCTGATGGAGAGTCTCCACCGTCTGGTAGGTGACGGCCCCGGCCTCGACCACACCGGGCACCCGGGCCACCATCTCCCGG
It encodes the following:
- a CDS encoding ABC transporter permease; this encodes MNLALRDIRHKLGRFLLTCLGLSLLLGVVLSMIGIYRGLVEDALSLVRAPAADLWVVEAGSRGPFAEASRMPGDTREMVARVPGVVEAGAVTYQTVETLHQGRKLRLQVVGYEPGRMGGPAGIESGRAIAIRHGETVVDQRAGIALGERVHLGRDDYLVVGLTRHHVSTGGDPVLFLSLRDAQDLQFLPKPSTYRRDQARGAPPPALDTINAVVARLAPDVPTDRVAMEIGRWKHLGTATQGQQEAILVESVVEKARRQIGLFTAILMVVSAVVIALIIYTMTMDKTREIATLKLIGAPDRTIVGLILQQALAMGLIGFSMGLGLVNLAADKFPRRVLLQPEDALMLGLVVLAVCVLSSGLGVRLALRIEPAAALGG